GAGTTGAATAGATAAACtaacactttgttttttatatttaatgacaCAAGTAGTTCCAATAGaccttttgatttatgattataattttaaaaaataaaattaaaaagcttgtatattttattttatttttactaaaaaacttTATCCGACTCACGGGGAAATACGGGTGAGGGCTAAACTTGGTCTTTCTATTTTCAtgcataattaatttctttacatGCAACGGTTGATAGTTCATAAACTATCATGGTCAATAAGTCCAGAAAATTATACTCAGTTATGTAGTTGGATTGAAATCCTCCTATTCTTTTTCTTCGAATAAAGAAGGCTATTCGTAAAGGATCATGGTAGCCGTCATGGATTGAAATACTCAGTTATGTAGTTGGATTGAAATCCCATAGCCGTCAGGGTCTGGTattaagtagttttttttttttttttaccgaatCTCATGAACGGATGAATCCATTTATGGATGGAAATGATCATCAACTAATAAAAGATGAGGCAAATTTTTTGTTTCCGAAGGCAAAAAGAGGAGGATAAAATAAGCCCATGAGTGGGGTAGAGGACAACAATGCACATAACCGACTTCCTGGTAAATAATAGGTTTTGGATTactttatatgaatattttagaaaaagtttgaaatttgtATCATTTTGGCCTTGATCTAATAGTTTTGGTGAACGAAATTGACGCTGTATCAGTGAATTGGTTGGCAAGTGTCAAAAACTATAAATGAACGATCCATCTACCAGTTTACTGCAATTTTGTCATGCAAGACTAGTAGCTAGACCAGTTTTTATAATAGATTTTGACTGATCACTATTCCCagattattgttattattatttttaattgtggtgtccgggccagcttacgtgTACTTTGACTAATCCCTCgagatcctgaagttaacgaccatgtaaatttcTAGTAGTTCTAAGGTTTGTGACACTCGAATCAGTGATCTCTAAAAAGCAAACCCAGAAGCTGACCAATTAAATTATACCCGAGTTACTATTTCCAGATTATCCACTCCAGCTTAAAACCATTTCATTCAAGAACTAGAAATTCTCTTAAATTTGTGaacatacatttttttaattagtgagTCAGCCAATTTAAGAGTGCCAGAACGATGTTTGTGCTGCTGTAGGTGCAGCACTTAAAAGTTTTAGTCAGAGAGCTTTTTCAAGAAATGAAGGTCAGCTTCAAGAAGAAATTCGAAGAGAGCCCATAAGGCAAACCCCACTCGTAAAAAACATAAGATCTTTTGCACACATTTACACACGACAACAGAGAACCACGTTTATCGTGACTGGTAGATGTCTCGGGCTCTCTGCCTGTGCGCCACTCACTAGTCAAGGGATATGAATAGCAGATGATCACCTACCCAAAATAGTTTGGTGCTACGAGAAGGTTATGAACAAGTGGTACAGTTTTAACTACCATAATACCCTTTACAGTTCCTATGATTCAATCACTTCCAAACTCAAAAGTCGTTTCGGTCACTTTCAAAATTCAGATaattttacccctccctccaaTTTTTAATGCAAACGGCGGAAAGTGAGAGATGAGGACGTTTTTTTGAGCTGACTGGTAGGCTTGATCGGGCTTATAGTTTTTCACCTTATAAATTCTCCATATAAAATTGCAGTGTAGAcagataagaaaaatcaatgtcaTCAGAGATGGAAGATTTCAAGAAATCCCAAATGGTTCATCTAATTCTCTTGCTTCTAGTTGGGCTAACAAGCGTGTCTTCTAGCCTCCCTAGTGAGTACTCTATAGTTGGCAATGACTTCAGTGAGCTTCCACCAGATGAAAGCATCATTGAAATCTTTCAACAATGGAGAGATAGGCACCAGAAGGCTTACAAGCATGCAGAAGAGGCAGAGAAGAGGTTCGGGAATTTTAAGAGGAACCtgaaatatataattgagaAAACAGGAAAGGAAACAACTCTGAGGCATAGGGTGGGGTTGAACAAGTTTGCTGATTTGAGCAATGAGGAGTTCAAGCAACTTTATCTGTCAAAGGTGAAGAAACCCATCAACAAAACGAGGATTGATGCAGAAGACAGGAGTCGGAGAAACTTGCAGTCGTGCGATGCACCTTCCAGCTTGGATTGGAGGAAGAAGGGAGTTGTCACTGCTGTTAAGGACCAAGGAGACTGTGGTAAGCTTCCCTCAATAACTTCATTTAATTAAGGGAGATTTAGAATAGGAAATGCCGCTGTCTATGATATCAAATGCGTATTGCTTCCCTGTATTGAGGGCTTTTACTACAAACCTTCGATCGTAAAATGACAGTCAGTagagattaatttatataatgcTATATGTAAATGATTAATCAGATGTTTCGATATTTATCATCCTTAAGCCGAGAAAACATTAGTTTGAGAAATCTTAAATTTCGCAAGCATAAGTATTTGTGTTAGAAATGTCAATATACGGTATCTAGCAGCACCAAGTTCTGAAAAAGAAGCTATGTCCTTAAAACAAACCTTTGACCTGAATTGGACAAACCTTTGACCTAAATTGTTGCTTtaaatttcaacttgttttttttattaaaatttaattattttaatatttttaaattattttaatatattgatattaaaaataaattttaaaaaataattttaataaaaaacaactgcttTAGTACTCTTAGACGCATCGAAATCCAATCAATTGACCATATTTATTATAACACATGTCTCTTAGACCGGTGGGCAAATACTgtgcaattattattattccccGTTTTCTACGTGCATAATATCATGTCATTTATCAAGAAATAGAAAATGATTGGCGTGGCTTGTTTTCGGCCTCACATGCTTTACTCTCGGAGTCGGAGGATGGAAGAAGGATTCTCTTCTTGATATAGATGGAATATCGTTTGCCCATCCAACGACATGTGCCTCGAATAAGCCGAAGAAAGTGTTTGTTTTCactattgaatttgtttttttttttttcacttaaaaaaaaatataaaactgatatttattttaagtatatttcatagttttaatattaaaattaaaagaaataaatttttaaatgtattttcaattaaaaaatattcttaaaaaacaattgcatgtattaattataaacAAAGCCAGGAATCAGAAGTAATTAGTtaccaaaaatatttaagaatttattatatattaattataaacaaatattttttttattttaagttataatttaaaaggttGCTTTTTATAAATAAGTAGTGCTTTAAAAATGAGTAAAGTTACATATATATTTGGTGAAAATTGACTTAAAATGATTCCTAAGGGAAGAGAGATCCTGCAAGTTAgaatctttaaataaataaaaaatgataaaagcaagattttgaaataaacttgtttatttaagttaaaGTTATTTCTGAGTTTCCCCACATCCAATGTTATCCGATTTATGTCTTGACATGAAAACAATAATGTGGTCTGGACATGAAATGTTCACAGGAAGTTGTTGGTCATTCTCCACAACTGGAGCCATAGAAGGAATAAATGCCATTGTCACTAGCGACCTGATTAGCCTCTCAGAGCAAGAGCTTGTAGACTGTGATACAACCAATTATGGGTGTGAAAGAGGCTATATGGACTATGCTTTCGAATGGGTTATAAACAATGGTGGAATCGATACAGAAGCTAATTATCCTTATACAGGAGTTGATGGTACCTGCAACACAGCCAAGGTTTGGTCCCCCTGTATTAATATAACCTCTTGATGTTGATTTATACTCAGTAGGTTAAGTTTACAGAAATTTTAGCAAACGTTTTTACTTCAAGAAAGTTCTGAATGTATCTTATTTGTCTCATTGATGGTGTTTCTACTTGATTAGGAGGAAATAAAAGTTGTATCCATTGACGGGTATAAAGATGTAGATGAAACGGACAGTGCACTCTTGTGTGCTGCTGCTCAACAACCCATTAGTGTTGGTATTGATGGTTCTGCGATAGATTTCCAACTGTATACTGGTGTAAGTATCTCTTCTCTGTCGTACGTCTTTGGAAATTAAGATTCTTGTTCAAAAGCGGGTGATAAAAGTAGACTGTTGTGACTTGCTCAGGGAATCTATGATGGTGACTGCTCTGATGATCCAGATGACATTGATCATGCTGTTTTGATAGTTGGCTATGGTTCAGAAAATGGTGAAGATTATTGGATAGTGAAGAATTCATGGGGCACATCATGGGGAATTGAAGGATATTTCTATATAAAGAGGAACACTGATTTACCTTATGGTGTATGCGCAATCAATGCAATGGCCTCATATCCAACAAAAGAAGCTTCTGCACAATCTCCAACTAGTCCTCCATCGCCTCCGTCGCCAccgcctccacctccacctccaccaacACCAGTGCCACCTCCCCCCTCCCCTCAACCAAGTGACTGTGGAGACTTCTCCTACTGCCCGAGTGATGAGACTTGCTGTTGCATTCTTAACGTCTTTGATTACTGTCTTGTCTACGGTTGCTGTGCATATGAGAATGCTGTTTGCTGCGCTGACTCTGTGTACTGCTGTCCCAGTGATTACCCTATTTGTGATGTTGAAGAAGGGCTCTGCCTCAAGGTAAAGAAATGATAAATGACAAGCTATCAATTCAAAGTCTTTTTAAGTCATTAATcagtattttattaaattatatggcATAAAGGAAAGATGATTTATGAAAATCTAACGTGTGTGTGTGACAGGGCCAGGGAGATTATCTGGGAGTGGCTGCAAGCAAACGACATATGGCTAAGCACAAGTTTCCCTGGACCAAGTTGCAGGAAAGAGCGAAAACGGACCACCGTGTTCTACAGTGGAAGAGGAACCCCTTTGCTGCAATGCGCTGAAGAAAATGGAACATATGAATGTCGTCGTTGCTCTTGCCACTACGTCTTTTCCATTTGCAGGCATTTGGCCATCCTGCTATGAACATATGTTCTTATGTACGCAGCAGGTAAAAGCAGAACAAAGACGGTACAGGGGAAGACGATACAAGGGAAACTATGTTTTTTCCGATCTTCTGGGACAAGAATTTCAATTCTCATTAGGACTTTACTTTGttctttcaagatttttttttcttgagtcaTATTTACTGTTGTCTTGTTACTACTATATATCTTTCCCAGTTTTATAAACAACTGGACTCGTCCAGGCCATTGAATCCTTGGCTGTAAAACTCTAGGCAATTGTGAAAAATCACTTGAACAATTAACTAACAGAAAGTCATAGCGGCCATGAGAATCCACCAGGTTGATGTTAGTTCGAATTATGGCTTTGCCAAATGAGGACAACCCAAATAAATATGGTATTAGACTAAGCCCAATAATATTGATATGAAGGGGCATCAAACCAGGCCCAAAATGATCATGCACTGCACCAGTGTCCGTTCACTATGTATGGATGTTAATTGAAGCAGAATAAAAGAGATCCAAGAGAAATTGAGATTAGTATGACTTGCAGGTGCAAGTTCCTTGCTTTTTTCATCGTATTAGCAGAAGTCTTCAATTTAACATATACAGAATATATGAGCCCAGGATAGAATATAGAAGAAGGTGTCGAAAATCAGTCCTTACCCTAACGATGGCAGAGGCCGAGAGAGAGGTTTATACTTTGAAGATCTCCCTTTGAATCTCTCTTCGATGTGATGGTGACATTTGACAGCGAGAATGTTCTGATCACATCAATGTCCTCCACTCGGCGCTCTCTATAACTGTAAAGTGGCAGGGATTTTGTACAAGAACGCCCTTTTCATTTTAATGGATTTAAAACCTCTTTATCAATATAGTgcattcatgaaaatttaataatttttctagatGCTAGTCCTAAAGTTTGAACCTGAGAAGTTAAGAAATGAAGCCAACTTCTTTAACCAATTAGccaatatattaagaaaatatgaaaaatttaagTGGTTAATTACATGGCTAATTAAgcttaaatctaattttattttctaatcatgATTTGACCAAAGGGTAATTTGATATTAAGcttatatctaattattttttaattttagttttttcggtaaggtttttttaacttgtaatGTACCATCcgtgaatttaattattatagtcATGGTTGAAGAAAGGAACTCCAAAGAGATATCTCGAGCTCAAAGAGTCCACATTATCTATTTGATCATAGTTATAActactataaaatatatttaaagatttCAAATTTATCCACAAACTTATCCATTAATTTCCAACTACGAATCTCCAAACCAAACAATGTTTATCTTAATTGGGTCATCAATAGATCAAAATTCTCAAATGGGTTTTAAcagaaaacattaaattctctTAATTAAACCATGGATGAGAGTATCCAATTGAGAATTTCTAAAAGATAAAGCACTAATTAGGATGGGTTGGACATGTTCGATGTTACCAGTGTATTAAGGAAAGGGCTCCGAGGGGTCCAAAACGTCCTGATACTGCATTCGGGGTCCCAAATTTCCTGATATTCCCTTCAGCTGAGTGGTGAGTTCAAGGTGGGCAGGCGTTGTCCGGCACCGACTGTAAATGGTAGGGTACAAGAGTGTTTTGTCTTCTTTCTAACAAAAGAATACAAAGCCAATTTGCTCTCTTTTTTCCGTCTCCCTCTCAATTTGGCACAGAAACTATTTCAAAGCCCAACCAAGAAGCAAGCAATTCCATGTTTCATACGCTGCAAAGGTATATTAATTGCTGTATGTACCCTTGGCCAGCACAATTTACATACAAGTTCAGGGAATATCAATTTGAAAGTAAGGATACCTTcttcccatgtttttttttttttttcttgtttcgaATTAATTTAAGTAGAATACAAATAAACCCAAGAAATTGTAGCTAACAGCGGTAGAGAGAAATCATGGAGAAGAAAGCGGAGTTCTAAATTGGGATTATCCATGTGGAAATAACTTTTCAAGTTAGGCAACCAAAACAATTGATaaaacatgatttagccttaacAAAATACTTATTAAATTGATCccgtcaactcgagttaactcgtTAAATTTACAATTCAAGTCATGAACATGACTACAATAAACTAATTTAGTTGggttatttttctctttcttttctctttttttttttggttgggcCTTTATTGAGCTCGAGTATGATAAGATTCaagaccaaattgaagaattatTAGAGAATCAAATAGtagattaaaaagaaactaattGGCATGTGTAACTCACGTGTTAGCAAGTGAGGAAGGCCACTGCATTATAATAGGTAAAAATATCCCAAATAAtgctagaaaaataacaaaagagttccaaataaaatagaaataagaatCATAAATCAACTAAGAAATTAATACAATTATTACATAGTATTTTTTGAACCTTATCGCAAGGCCTTCCCAATACTTATtactatgaaattttaacctcatataaaacaaGACCTTTAGAATCTTATGGCGAAAATCTAACCCAATCCAACACTTGGTTAAAGAATTGTGTTTGTCAATGTAAAATTgtgtattagaaaatataagCTCAAAACCGCTTCTAGTGTCCTTAAATGATAAGAAAACCTTGTCAATGAGAAAGttaacaaaactaaaagaaatacAAGTTGATGATATGAAAACTCTTGCTAAAACATTCTCAATTGTTGCCACTTATATTATCTTTGTAGAAAAGAAATCCTTACTGAATAAGAAGTTCacaaattacaagtaaataaatagcaaattttttttagcaatttctAGCCTGTAGCGTGGTGCCTTACCAAACTTCGATTGACTATATGAAATATGACTTCTAAAAGTTTTTGGTAAAATTTCAGTCTGATTCAAAAATTGAAttcagtataaaaatacatataaaaaaagattaaggcaaaaacaaatctaattgtCCCATCTTTACATagatcatgaaaaaagaaagaagaaaaattcactTTGAATTCATAATGTTGGCGTATAGTagttaaaatagtaaaatgttTAGCGcttttagttttcttaattaattcccTCTGCATCACTAATTAGCAGTAACCTCTCGTATatctagaatttttttattttttatggtttaatgTAAATTATCGACAATTTATGTAATTCAGTGCAATTAATGAACGAGGCAGGAGCAATGGAGGATTGCagggttttctttgtttaattcaacattaaatCTTCCTTAAATCATGGTCAACAACGGCAGACGATGTAATCAATCAGGAGAGGCAAGGCATTTAGAGATATAAATTTGCATCCATGTCAGTGGAATGGTTTGTGTCCGCAATTTGAGGGAAGCTAACGAGAAGATATTGGGTGGAAAAGAAGACATTTTCAAATGTACTTTATTAAGTTAGGTATAATTTAGACAAAAGTTCCCCTAACCATGTGTTCTGTCTTctgtcttctttgtttttcctcaGAGCTCTTTATCGGATCTAGTTaagatttcatttttgtttggcTTTCTACTTTGATGTTTGATATGCCTTGCGATTTTTGACGTATTCACGtatttatattctttattatatattctttattattcttatttatttgatattgcaTTTCTACTTGTATTTGTGTGagtcttaaaaatatttttatcttaaaacaatattaaattgatattttttagtatcttttaataattttgatattttgattttaaaaataaaaaatattctcatatatttttaaaaaatatattttaaaaaaatattcattaaactagaaattaaatgtaattatatGGGTGATTCACTAGCATTTTGATGGGTAGGATTTGGACTTATATAGGCTAATCAAGGAAATGTGGCCACACTCATGATCAACTTCTGGACAATTGAAAATGCTTAGTGAGACTTAGCTAGGTTGACTTAGAACGTGGCTCATTAaggtttgttaaagttttaataGTTCTAGGGAGTATAGTCCTCCGTTCTCCTAGAAATATGATGTCAATCCATTCCTTTACATGAAGATGCTATGTTTGGTGTTGagattcaatatattttttattaaaatttaaattttttataatgttttttgaatttttttgatatattcatttcaaaaataaattttaaaaataaaaattatatattattttaatatattttttttaaaaaaaacatttaaaaatcaacctcCATCATATTCTAAGTCGACAATCTTtctcaaaatttataaatatcttatttattatcttttcacTATTCACTCATTTAGGAGTTTATCTCTCCATCatgattttccattttttcGCGCTAATTATTTCCCAAGTTTCTGTACTCTCTGGGTATTCTTATCCCTTGACACGTATATTTTGGATAGCACAGCACAAGAAGTAATCTCACCATAGGTGCCACTTGTCAGATCACCCCCCTAACTAAGTACTTTTAGCCCTCACTGCCCGCAACATTCTCTCACTTTTCAAAGCCTCTCTTTAGCGTGCCTCTTCTCCTCCTACGCAAAGCTCAACACAAAATTgtccccttctccttctcctacGATGAACCATTGCATCGACAAATGCTTTCAATTGTTATCTATTTCACACTTGGTTGCCTAGTGTTTGTCGACACAGTAAAATGATTATGGGAtttcaattctttcaaaattaattttcagtttaTCTACTCTTTTAAGAATccaaacaatatagtttttttacgtatattttatgaatttcaacATCTAATTTTTACGTTATATTTTTTACGTATTTGCGCTATTTTGACATTTTCATTCTACATCTTTCCAAAAGaaccaaaaattcaaaaatttagtTTCAAAACATTCGGTTTTTAACACGgtcatttaaaaatcattgatcAATTTTATTGAGTTGACATTGacgatgtattttttaaaaaaatatcaaaataaaaaaattaagaaaattaaaaaacaaaaatatttggacATAAAGAccaaaagtgcaaaaaaaaaaaagagggaccaAAAGTTTTTTAGTTGCTTTGGGACCAAGTAATTAGgagaaaaataacaagtttGTTTTCCCTATAAATAAGTGGTTGTACCACACAAAAAGAAGGGAAGTTTTAGAGGAGCATTAGCCATACACAGAACATAACGGACCCACAACTACCTCTCCATTTTATTATTAGGtccaataaatatattaaaataaaatagagagaaTCTCTTCCCTAcgacctctttctctctttccgAACTCTCAGCCAAACAACCAAAAACCAACCTCTACCCTCCCACTATCTCTCCTTCCTCATTTCCCTTATCTATTAACCTCCTATCCATCTCCACACCCGAACCTGGCTCTTCCAGACGCCCAAAATCCCAATAGCCATTGATCTTCtttcaatccaaaaacaaagaaaaaaaacaaaaagacctAGCAGTTTTTTACCTTTCCTATATAAGTCATGAGCCAAGCTAGCCCTGACTAGCAGCAACCCCATCGACAACAACCAACCTTAACAACCCTGAAGCTATCAACATCCCATTTTAACCTAGATTATCACcaataattttcatttcaacCAAGCCAAATCAACACAATACACAAATTTTAGATCACCTCACATTTCCCCACATCATTATCCTAATAACCATCAACCACCATACACGGTAAATCCTCCATCAAGACCATTCTTCTCCGTACCCAAAATACCTCCTTGATTTTCCCCAAAACCCAGCACCGCCACCATTCCAGTGCACCTATAAGCTCCAACCTCAACCTGGCATTGTTGTCCTCTTCTCCTTCAGTCTTCTCAGCATCAACAACCAAAACTACATCACTATTAAGTATATAATccattttctcattattttattggtgTTAGTGGTGCTATTGTTGCTCAACTGATGTAGCATAAACATAATTTGCATACTCTAGATCATCACAAACCAAGATTTTTGCATCAAAATCTTTTCCTTCAGCATCATCTTTCTCATTCTCATCGAATTTTAATAGTTGATTCCAATCCACAAAAAAACTAGaatcataaaattttttagttttaatatctttttcttgTTGCTGAAATTTCTCTTGTAGATCTTAATTAAGAGCTCGTCTCCCTACTCACACCTCtgaaattggtttttaaaatcaCCTACAGATTTGTGATCAATCTTCTTGCGATCCTTCATTCTTTACATATCTTCTATCaccttttcttaaaaatattttttccaagagagaacatcatcatcatcctctcATGCATGAGCACATCTTGTTTTGTAACCTCTTTTACCCTTGATTATTCCAAAATACATCACTAATCACCATGAATTTTATGTTCTAATAccaactaaaacaaataaaacatcacaagaaagacaacaaacaTAAACAACACAAAATTCTAGTGAACAGGATCACTAAACAAAAACCTTAATTCaaaactttataattaaatattttacgtCAAGTAGTCTACTAAAATACAAGCTAAAAATCTCATTTATATTAGTTATAGTTTTATCATGATgggagaaaaaattataataaataattacagAATTATTATATggattcctaaactaaatagaaaaaataaaattatcaaacacaatattagtttttctaaactagattgaaaaaaaatagaaacaacataaaggaaaatatttcctaaactaaatagcaataaaaataactaaggaaataaaaaaattttccttaaaaatcatctgacataaaatatttagtatTTGGATCATTTTAGAGtctagtatttttaatttcaatggtTGTTGCAATACTTGAAATGACGATATGCAATTACTCATATTTCATTTAGaggattaaaaaatacaagataagaGCGggtgagagaaaataaattagctttaatgtttgataattttattacaaataagaggttcaacttcatatttttttttaggaagatGGGGACATTAAAGCTAATTGAGATACAAAGCAGTagtgtttgataattaaagttAGGGTTACTAATCCTTAAGGGGAAGATTTGATGATTAAAGAGGTTTGCTCCATGCATTCGTGACTTTCTATATTTAAACTTGGGGCAACAACTAGGAGAACTACTAAAGTTCTCTAAATTAACCATGTTGATATGGAGGATACACTCTTAAGATTATTCGAAGTACTTATTCTCAATTACTATATAAATTTACACAAAGATATCCTTatagtaaaagaagaagaagaagttaggGTTgctaaaataacaatattgtcTCTTGTTAGAGCTATATTGTGTTCAAAAACTTAAGCATAATGTGAACTTATTCTTGAATAGAAGAttacatataaattaaagaaattattgcCATTAATATTAAAGAACTAGACAACAACTTTTGAAATTAGGGTTATCAAtgtaaaataagatatttttctcATTGTATCAATTGATCAAATTATGGCATTACATTTGGCTTCATAATGAGAGGTGTGTGCTTCTTATTGAACTACCAAAATTCGATTCTcaggttaaaatttcaaatataaaatgtttataattctttttttttgtcatgaaagGGATTACcttatttaatcaaaattaatgtttaaatggaaaatatagaaaaagtCAAAAGatattaaccaaagctaaaacacCTTGGAAAAATATGTTCACCCAGGCTCATAAACATTATTCACCGAAACAATGTAATAATAAATTTACCCTTCACActgaaaatcttaaaattgTCTATTATAGACATTAAAGTCTTTTCTTAAGATGTTTTAGTCATTACCAAATGGATCGATAGAAAATAagtcttttcaaatttcaaaagcataatgaaatgatcaaattaccattaaaagtaaaaatattaaaattggtGTTAAGGGACTTTTTCACcttttcacaatgatttttttgttattaccatGTCAGATCAGAGGCATCttcatatttgaataaatatacata
The DNA window shown above is from Populus trichocarpa isolate Nisqually-1 chromosome 4, P.trichocarpa_v4.1, whole genome shotgun sequence and carries:
- the LOC7476337 gene encoding low-temperature-induced cysteine proteinase; this translates as MSSEMEDFKKSQMVHLILLLLVGLTSVSSSLPSEYSIVGNDFSELPPDESIIEIFQQWRDRHQKAYKHAEEAEKRFGNFKRNLKYIIEKTGKETTLRHRVGLNKFADLSNEEFKQLYLSKVKKPINKTRIDAEDRSRRNLQSCDAPSSLDWRKKGVVTAVKDQGDCGSCWSFSTTGAIEGINAIVTSDLISLSEQELVDCDTTNYGCERGYMDYAFEWVINNGGIDTEANYPYTGVDGTCNTAKEEIKVVSIDGYKDVDETDSALLCAAAQQPISVGIDGSAIDFQLYTGGIYDGDCSDDPDDIDHAVLIVGYGSENGEDYWIVKNSWGTSWGIEGYFYIKRNTDLPYGVCAINAMASYPTKEASAQSPTSPPSPPSPPPPPPPPPTPVPPPPSPQPSDCGDFSYCPSDETCCCILNVFDYCLVYGCCAYENAVCCADSVYCCPSDYPICDVEEGLCLKGQGDYLGVAASKRHMAKHKFPWTKLQERAKTDHRVLQWKRNPFAAMR